One genomic region from Pyxicephalus adspersus chromosome 1, UCB_Pads_2.0, whole genome shotgun sequence encodes:
- the CRK gene encoding adapter molecule crk isoform X2, whose protein sequence is MAGNFDSEDRASWYWGRQNRQEAVNLLQGQRHGVFLVRDSTTIPGDYVLSVSENSKVSHYIINSVSNNRQSGMVQTRFRIGDQEFDSLPALLEFYKIHYLDTTTLIEPVSKSKQSGVIQKQEEAEYVRALFDFNGNDEEDLPFKKGDILRIRDKPEEQWWNAEDSDGRRGMIPVPYVEKYKPPPTSGSALIGGW, encoded by the exons ATGGCTGGCAACTTCGACTCCGAGGACCGAGCGAGCTGGTATTGGGGGAGACAGAACCGACAAGAGGCGGTGAACCTGCTGCAGGGCCAGCGGCATGGAGTCTTCCTGGTCCGGGACTCCACCACCATCCCCGGGGACTACGTCCTGTCCGTGAGCGAGAACTCTAAAGTCTCCCATTACATCATTAATAGCGTCAGCAACAACCGGCAGAGCG ggatgGTACAGACCAGGTTTCGGATAGGAGATCAAGAGTTTGACTCATTACCTGCTCTACTGGAATTTTATAAGATACATTACCTGGACACTACCACTTTAATAGAACCTGTTTCCAAGTCTAAACAGTCTGGAGTGATCCAGAAGCAGGAAGAAGCAGAATATGTACGGGCTCTTTTTGACTTTAATGGCAATGATGAAGAAGATCTTCCATTTAAGAAAGGGGACATCCTGAGAATCCGTGATAAGCCTGAAGAGCAGTGGTGGAATGCAGAGGACAGCGATGGAAGACGGGGCATGATACCTGTGCCTTATGTGGAAAAGTACAAGCCTCCCCCAACTTCCGGTTCTGCTCTGATTGGAG gttGGTGA
- the CRK gene encoding adapter molecule crk isoform X1: protein MAGNFDSEDRASWYWGRQNRQEAVNLLQGQRHGVFLVRDSTTIPGDYVLSVSENSKVSHYIINSVSNNRQSGMVQTRFRIGDQEFDSLPALLEFYKIHYLDTTTLIEPVSKSKQSGVIQKQEEAEYVRALFDFNGNDEEDLPFKKGDILRIRDKPEEQWWNAEDSDGRRGMIPVPYVEKYKPPPTSGSALIGGNQENSHPQPLGGPEPGPYAQPSVNTPLPNLQNGPIFARVIQKRVPNAYDKTALALEVGDLVKVTKINVSGQWEGECNGKYGHFPFTHVRLLDQQNPDEDFS, encoded by the exons ATGGCTGGCAACTTCGACTCCGAGGACCGAGCGAGCTGGTATTGGGGGAGACAGAACCGACAAGAGGCGGTGAACCTGCTGCAGGGCCAGCGGCATGGAGTCTTCCTGGTCCGGGACTCCACCACCATCCCCGGGGACTACGTCCTGTCCGTGAGCGAGAACTCTAAAGTCTCCCATTACATCATTAATAGCGTCAGCAACAACCGGCAGAGCG ggatgGTACAGACCAGGTTTCGGATAGGAGATCAAGAGTTTGACTCATTACCTGCTCTACTGGAATTTTATAAGATACATTACCTGGACACTACCACTTTAATAGAACCTGTTTCCAAGTCTAAACAGTCTGGAGTGATCCAGAAGCAGGAAGAAGCAGAATATGTACGGGCTCTTTTTGACTTTAATGGCAATGATGAAGAAGATCTTCCATTTAAGAAAGGGGACATCCTGAGAATCCGTGATAAGCCTGAAGAGCAGTGGTGGAATGCAGAGGACAGCGATGGAAGACGGGGCATGATACCTGTGCCTTATGTGGAAAAGTACAAGCCTCCCCCAACTTCCGGTTCTGCTCTGATTGGAGGTAACCAGGAAAATTCGCATCCGCAGCCACTGGGTGGGCCGGAGCCAGGGCCTTATGCCCAGCCCAGTGTCAACACTCCACTGCCTAATCTCCAGAATGGGCCCATTTTTGCCAGGGTTATCCAGAAGCGAGTCCCCAATGCCTACGACAAGACAGCCTTGGCTTTGGAG gttGGTGATCTAGTGAAAGTAACAAAGATTAACGTGAGTGGTCAATGGGAAGGAGAGTGTAACGGAAAATACGGTCACTTTCCTTTTACACATGTACGTCTGCTGGATCAACAGAACCCTGATGAGGACTTCAGCTGA